One Acutalibacter muris DNA window includes the following coding sequences:
- a CDS encoding chromate transporter, producing MKETMKEKLTRYRTLFLSTLKLSAFTFGGGFVIIPLMRKRFVEELHWIEEQEMLDLTALAQSSPGAIAVNASILVGYHVAGVMGALLSIIGTVLPPLVIISAISMFYTAFRDNAIVGMAMTGMLAGVAAVICDVVITMGKAVFQKKRVLPVLVLLGSFIAVRFFSVNIILVIFACGVIGAMDTLYQERAGRRA from the coding sequence ATGAAGGAGACTATGAAGGAAAAGCTTACCAGATACCGTACCCTGTTCCTGTCTACATTAAAGCTCAGCGCCTTCACCTTTGGCGGGGGCTTCGTCATTATACCCCTTATGCGCAAGCGTTTTGTGGAGGAGCTTCACTGGATAGAGGAGCAGGAGATGCTGGACCTTACCGCCCTTGCCCAGTCCTCGCCCGGGGCCATCGCAGTGAACGCCTCCATATTGGTGGGTTATCACGTGGCCGGGGTGATGGGGGCCCTTTTGAGCATCATAGGGACGGTGCTGCCGCCGCTGGTGATAATCTCCGCGATCTCCATGTTCTACACGGCCTTTCGGGACAACGCCATAGTCGGCATGGCCATGACGGGTATGCTGGCCGGGGTGGCGGCGGTGATATGTGATGTGGTGATAACTATGGGTAAAGCCGTGTTTCAGAAGAAGCGCGTGCTGCCGGTACTGGTACTGCTGGGGTCGTTCATAGCGGTACGATTTTTCAGCGTGAACATAATCCTGGTGATATTTGCCTGCGGCGTGATAGGGGCTATGGACACGCTGTACCAGGAGCGGGCGGGGAGGAGGGCATGA
- a CDS encoding glycoside hydrolase family 25 protein, with product MNKEQIRKLSLICAAVALFVVIITVIIVLVTREPSEEGPGSGTEPSLIIPEGMRLVDDIYSGEIIIPDFDIPELKYDREGFSTGEDGITRYKDAVMGVDVSEFQGEVDWYAVKAAGAEFAIIRVGYRGMTQGLLTEDSRFAENFRNSGSAGLKRGVYFFSQAVTEQEAVAEAEFVLEKLEGAKLEYPIVFDWEPPAPSEDLPEDSLRAHGCTGEDVTKCAAAFCERVKEGGYIPCVYFNKHQAYNFYDLEKLKEYDFWYAEYNPLPSTVYNFRTWQYTDAGNIPGIETTVDLDICMEPYL from the coding sequence TTGAATAAAGAACAGATAAGGAAGCTTTCTCTCATATGCGCCGCTGTGGCGCTGTTTGTTGTGATAATTACGGTTATCATTGTGCTTGTCACCCGGGAACCCTCGGAGGAGGGACCGGGGAGCGGCACCGAGCCCTCCCTGATTATCCCGGAGGGTATGCGGCTTGTGGACGATATATATTCCGGGGAAATTATAATCCCCGACTTTGACATACCTGAGCTTAAATACGACCGGGAGGGCTTTTCCACCGGCGAAGACGGCATTACCCGGTATAAGGACGCCGTAATGGGCGTCGACGTGTCCGAGTTCCAGGGAGAGGTGGACTGGTACGCAGTTAAGGCCGCGGGGGCTGAGTTTGCCATTATCCGTGTTGGCTATAGGGGCATGACCCAAGGCCTTTTGACCGAGGACAGCCGCTTTGCGGAGAACTTTCGGAACTCCGGCAGCGCCGGGCTGAAGCGCGGCGTCTACTTCTTCTCCCAGGCTGTGACCGAGCAGGAGGCCGTTGCCGAGGCTGAATTTGTCCTTGAAAAGCTGGAGGGCGCAAAGCTTGAATATCCCATCGTATTCGACTGGGAGCCCCCGGCCCCCAGCGAGGACCTGCCCGAGGACAGCCTAAGGGCCCATGGGTGCACGGGAGAGGATGTGACGAAATGCGCGGCGGCCTTCTGTGAGCGCGTTAAAGAGGGCGGGTACATACCCTGCGTATACTTCAATAAGCACCAGGCCTATAATTTCTATGATTTAGAGAAGCTGAAGGAATACGATTTCTGGTACGCCGAGTATAATCCGCTGCCCTCGACGGTCTATAACTTCCGCACCTGGCAGTATACCGACGCAGGGAATATACCGGGCATCGAGACCACGGTGGACCTGGACATCTGCATGGAGCCGTACTTATGA
- the rsxE gene encoding electron transport complex subunit RsxE — protein MDGKKSLLQEFTKGIIKENPVLRLVLGCCATLAVTTAASNAIGMGAATTFVLVCSNAVISLLRNVIPNKVRIPAFITIIAGFVTIVQMFIKAFSPALDTALGVFLPLIVVNCIILGRAEMFASKNKVLPSIIDGLGMGVGFTAAMLAMGIIRELLGAGTVFGLPVLSGFMEPIIIFLLPPGGFFVFGMLIALSGKLSKEGKAPESTGCAHCPLAASCSKIAEKEGK, from the coding sequence ATGGACGGAAAAAAGAGCCTTTTACAGGAATTTACCAAGGGTATCATCAAGGAGAACCCGGTATTGAGACTGGTGTTGGGGTGCTGTGCCACGTTGGCGGTGACCACCGCCGCCAGCAACGCCATCGGCATGGGGGCGGCAACAACTTTCGTGCTGGTCTGCTCCAACGCGGTTATCTCCCTTTTGCGCAACGTGATACCAAATAAGGTGCGCATACCGGCGTTTATAACCATTATCGCCGGGTTCGTCACCATCGTGCAGATGTTCATCAAGGCCTTTTCCCCGGCGCTTGACACGGCCCTGGGGGTGTTCCTGCCCCTTATCGTTGTGAACTGCATAATCCTGGGCCGGGCGGAGATGTTCGCCAGCAAGAATAAGGTCCTGCCCTCTATTATAGACGGCCTTGGCATGGGCGTGGGCTTCACCGCCGCCATGCTGGCCATGGGCATCATAAGGGAGCTTTTGGGCGCGGGGACGGTCTTCGGCCTGCCGGTGCTCTCTGGGTTCATGGAGCCCATCATAATCTTCCTGCTGCCTCCCGGGGGCTTCTTCGTGTTCGGTATGCTCATAGCCCTGTCGGGAAAGCTCTCAAAGGAGGGCAAGGCTCCCGAGTCCACCGGCTGCGCGCACTGCCCGCTGGCGGCCTCGTGCTCCAAGATAGCTGAAAAGGAGGGTAAATAA
- a CDS encoding RnfABCDGE type electron transport complex subunit B, whose protein sequence is MEMLTPIMIVGIIGLLAGIVLAVASVVMAVPKDERAEALEAILPGANCGACGYSGCPGYAAAMAKGEAVPGLCSPGGADVAKKCGEILGSGDVEMERRAAFVRCMGSADNTTEKMEYDGLESCTAASLLNGGGSSCRFGCLGLGDCRAVCDYGALELCNGVAVIDPEKCVACGKCEKACPKGLIRLAPVKAMAVVRCSSCDKGKDTMQSCKVGCIGCMKCQKTCEYGAITVRNGLALVDPEKCTGCGKCAEACPRHIITMSEG, encoded by the coding sequence ATGGAAATGCTAACACCCATAATGATCGTCGGAATCATCGGACTTCTGGCCGGAATAGTGCTGGCGGTGGCCTCGGTGGTTATGGCCGTGCCCAAGGACGAGCGGGCCGAGGCCCTGGAGGCCATTCTGCCCGGGGCAAACTGCGGGGCCTGCGGGTACTCGGGCTGTCCGGGCTATGCCGCCGCTATGGCCAAGGGCGAGGCCGTGCCGGGGCTTTGTTCTCCCGGCGGCGCGGACGTGGCCAAGAAGTGCGGGGAGATACTGGGCTCCGGCGATGTGGAGATGGAGCGCAGGGCCGCCTTTGTGCGCTGCATGGGCAGCGCCGACAACACCACCGAGAAGATGGAGTACGACGGCCTTGAGAGCTGCACGGCAGCCTCCCTCTTAAACGGCGGCGGCTCCAGCTGCCGGTTCGGCTGTTTAGGGCTGGGGGACTGCAGGGCTGTGTGCGATTATGGGGCCCTTGAGCTTTGCAACGGCGTGGCGGTCATCGACCCGGAGAAGTGCGTGGCCTGCGGCAAGTGCGAGAAGGCCTGTCCCAAGGGGCTCATAAGGCTGGCTCCGGTGAAGGCTATGGCCGTGGTGCGCTGCTCCAGCTGCGACAAGGGCAAGGACACCATGCAGAGCTGCAAGGTGGGCTGCATAGGCTGTATGAAGTGCCAGAAGACCTGCGAATATGGGGCCATAACCGTGCGGAACGGCCTGGCCCTTGTGGACCCGGAGAAGTGCACCGGCTGCGGCAAATGCGCCGAGGCCTGCCCCCGACATATCATCACCATGAGCGAAGGTTAA
- a CDS encoding GH25 family lysozyme — translation MNAKRPLFVTVTVLLVAVIVAISALTLAQEPRTSSVKLIARNGSTAEVDDLWEGKMSIPYYENVGLSNYGPDDFSSENDAVTYVGSGKSYVGISVNEKKGDIDWQQVADSGNIDFVMIRVGLREKIKGRIRIDQKFEDNIKGATDAGLPVGVYFYSKAVEDAEAKEEATFVLEKIRDYTVTYPIGIFWEYDLKEDGSQDETSRTVQRNGDQVTGYIDTFCNIISVAGFTPCYFAEKGMAYNRLDLSRLSGYDLWYGEYRPSPSFFYDFKIWQYTKEGRVPGIPEPVTVSISLKSYGN, via the coding sequence ATGAACGCTAAACGACCTCTATTTGTAACTGTTACCGTGCTTCTGGTGGCAGTAATAGTGGCTATATCCGCCCTGACCCTGGCCCAGGAACCCCGCACAAGCTCCGTGAAGCTTATCGCCAGGAACGGTTCTACCGCCGAGGTGGACGATCTGTGGGAGGGCAAGATGTCCATACCCTACTATGAGAATGTGGGCCTTAGTAACTATGGTCCCGACGACTTCTCGTCGGAGAACGACGCGGTCACCTATGTGGGCAGCGGGAAGTCCTATGTGGGTATCTCCGTAAACGAGAAAAAGGGGGATATCGACTGGCAGCAGGTGGCGGACAGCGGAAACATCGACTTTGTGATGATACGCGTGGGTCTTCGGGAGAAGATAAAGGGACGGATCCGCATAGACCAGAAGTTTGAGGACAATATCAAGGGAGCTACTGACGCGGGTCTCCCTGTAGGGGTGTATTTCTATTCTAAGGCCGTGGAGGACGCCGAGGCCAAGGAGGAGGCCACCTTTGTGCTTGAGAAGATAAGGGACTATACTGTCACCTATCCCATCGGCATCTTCTGGGAGTACGACCTAAAGGAGGACGGCAGCCAGGACGAGACCTCCCGCACGGTGCAGCGCAACGGGGATCAGGTCACCGGGTACATTGACACCTTCTGCAATATAATTAGCGTGGCCGGCTTTACCCCCTGCTACTTTGCCGAGAAGGGCATGGCCTATAACCGGCTGGACCTCTCCCGGCTCTCCGGCTATGACCTGTGGTACGGCGAATACCGCCCCTCTCCCAGCTTTTTCTACGACTTCAAAATATGGCAGTATACAAAGGAGGGCAGGGTGCCAGGCATCCCAGAGCCCGTGACTGTCAGTATATCACTTAAAAGCTATGGAAATTAG
- a CDS encoding toprim domain-containing protein — MMRVKEAVVVEGRCDRAKLSALIDGTIVETGGFAIFNDRDKMELIRRLAAARGVIILTDSDGAGFLIRSKLCSCLPPEQVKHAYIPDIYGKERRKAKPSKEGKLGVEGMPLETLRDCLIRAGATIEDIPGETRLPELTKADLFELGLSGGDGSAERRRALQRRLKLPERLSANGFLQALNALYTRRELFDLLKNLEGEDTP, encoded by the coding sequence ATGATGCGGGTAAAGGAGGCCGTCGTGGTGGAGGGGCGCTGCGACAGGGCCAAGCTCAGCGCTCTTATTGACGGCACGATAGTTGAGACCGGAGGCTTTGCCATATTTAACGACCGGGATAAAATGGAGCTTATCCGGCGGCTGGCGGCGGCGCGGGGGGTGATAATCCTCACGGACAGCGACGGCGCGGGCTTTCTGATACGCAGTAAGCTTTGCTCCTGCCTGCCCCCGGAGCAGGTGAAGCACGCCTATATCCCGGATATATACGGCAAGGAGCGCAGGAAGGCGAAGCCCTCCAAGGAGGGCAAGCTGGGGGTGGAGGGGATGCCCCTTGAGACCCTTCGGGACTGCCTTATAAGGGCCGGGGCTACTATAGAGGATATCCCAGGCGAAACCAGGCTCCCGGAGCTTACCAAGGCGGACCTTTTCGAGCTGGGGCTCTCCGGGGGAGACGGCTCGGCGGAAAGGCGCCGGGCCCTGCAAAGGCGGCTAAAGCTGCCGGAGCGGTTGTCGGCCAACGGGTTTTTGCAGGCTTTAAACGCCCTTTATACCCGGCGGGAGCTTTTTGATTTATTGAAAAACCTGGAAGGAGAAGATACCCCATGA
- a CDS encoding ABC transporter substrate-binding protein — protein sequence MKRNHIFKKALALMMAVVMLALAGCRGGGESSESSGGAQKPGESQQAEKAEKPVVTVCMDLDVGSEGQSSQLLRDLVREYDPEFKDSYKLEIEAVPGIGGERESTLDRIRVEVMAGKGPDLFLCRSPRAANPHLMPPREREVGLFQYPKALMKRHMFLPLDGYIENAKYMEWDKLYPQIMAAGKNDEGQLILPIGWSMNFVRFDAQSYTPAGELPMTFDEMLKSQDPGIITAVCFSGLAESLGPVADYENDVPAFTKEELTAHLDALIESDSRRTPELEESLGDYAPVTFNRMNASNFTQYDPDSVLLPHCNRDGGATAYITTFGAVNINSEAPEGAFEILELLLSKEAQQDSELLSWNAGTPVHMELLKSKEKINAPFNRGNMYVKSWGLTDYNYDQLQSLIKQINAVDFVTPVHHELSELYSPYDSSPYTQAETKEEREKLVEETYRNIEMMLAEA from the coding sequence ATGAAACGAAATCACATATTTAAGAAAGCTTTGGCGCTGATGATGGCGGTGGTTATGCTGGCCCTTGCAGGGTGCAGGGGCGGCGGGGAGAGCTCAGAGAGCAGCGGCGGGGCCCAGAAGCCCGGGGAATCCCAGCAGGCCGAAAAGGCCGAAAAGCCCGTGGTGACGGTCTGTATGGACCTGGACGTGGGCAGCGAGGGCCAGAGCTCACAGCTGCTTCGGGACCTTGTGCGAGAGTACGACCCGGAATTTAAGGACAGCTATAAGCTGGAGATAGAGGCCGTCCCCGGCATTGGCGGGGAGAGGGAGTCCACGCTGGACCGTATAAGGGTGGAGGTGATGGCGGGGAAGGGCCCGGACCTGTTTTTGTGCAGGAGTCCCCGGGCTGCAAACCCCCACCTTATGCCGCCCCGGGAGCGGGAGGTGGGGCTGTTTCAGTACCCGAAGGCCCTGATGAAAAGACATATGTTTCTGCCCCTGGACGGTTACATCGAAAACGCAAAGTACATGGAGTGGGACAAGCTGTACCCACAGATAATGGCGGCAGGAAAGAACGACGAGGGCCAGCTGATACTGCCCATAGGCTGGAGCATGAACTTTGTCCGCTTTGACGCACAGAGCTATACCCCCGCCGGGGAGCTGCCCATGACCTTTGATGAAATGCTCAAAAGCCAGGACCCGGGGATTATAACGGCGGTATGCTTTTCCGGCCTTGCTGAAAGCCTGGGCCCGGTGGCCGACTATGAGAACGACGTGCCTGCCTTTACCAAAGAGGAACTGACGGCCCATCTGGACGCGCTTATTGAAAGCGACAGCCGCCGCACCCCGGAGCTTGAAGAAAGTCTGGGGGATTATGCGCCGGTAACCTTCAACCGCATGAATGCCTCTAACTTCACCCAGTACGACCCGGACAGCGTGCTCCTACCCCACTGCAACCGGGACGGCGGCGCAACGGCCTATATAACCACCTTCGGCGCGGTGAACATCAACTCGGAGGCGCCCGAAGGGGCCTTCGAGATACTGGAGCTGCTTCTCAGCAAGGAGGCACAGCAGGATTCCGAGCTGCTCTCCTGGAACGCGGGCACGCCGGTGCACATGGAGCTGCTCAAATCAAAGGAGAAGATAAACGCGCCCTTTAACCGAGGAAATATGTACGTTAAATCCTGGGGGCTTACGGACTATAACTATGACCAGCTGCAAAGCCTGATAAAGCAGATAAACGCCGTGGACTTCGTCACCCCGGTGCACCACGAGCTCTCTGAGCTCTACTCGCCCTATGACTCCTCCCCCTACACTCAGGCCGAGACAAAGGAGGAGCGGGAGAAGTTGGTGGAGGAGACGTACAGGAATATAGAGATGATGCTTGCCGAAGCCTGA
- a CDS encoding chromate transporter, whose protein sequence is MIYLELLWSFVQIGLFSIGGGYAAMPLIQHQVVDAHPWLTMSQFADVMAIAEMTPGPIAINAATFVGIQVAGIPGAIVATLGCVLPSCVIVMALGYVYYKYRGLKLVQGVLGGLRPAVVALIASAGLSLIVLSFYGQRTLPEDLGGFSWISVIIFAAGLFVLRKWRVNPIHVMAGAGALGVLLYPVLGG, encoded by the coding sequence ATGATCTACCTGGAGCTGCTCTGGAGCTTTGTCCAGATAGGACTATTCAGCATTGGGGGCGGCTACGCCGCCATGCCCCTTATCCAGCACCAGGTGGTGGACGCTCACCCCTGGCTTACTATGTCCCAGTTTGCGGACGTGATGGCAATAGCGGAAATGACCCCCGGCCCCATAGCCATAAACGCGGCCACCTTCGTGGGCATACAGGTGGCGGGAATACCCGGGGCAATAGTGGCGACCCTGGGGTGTGTGCTGCCCTCCTGCGTTATAGTGATGGCCCTGGGCTATGTGTACTACAAGTACAGGGGCCTGAAGCTGGTCCAGGGGGTGCTGGGCGGGCTGCGCCCGGCGGTGGTGGCCCTGATAGCCTCGGCAGGGCTGTCGCTTATAGTGCTGTCCTTTTACGGTCAGAGGACCCTGCCTGAGGATTTGGGCGGCTTTAGCTGGATATCCGTAATCATATTCGCGGCGGGGCTTTTCGTCCTGCGCAAATGGAGGGTGAACCCGATACACGTCATGGCCGGGGCCGGGGCGCTGGGCGTGCTGCTGTACCCCGTGCTGGGAGGGTAG
- a CDS encoding electron transport complex protein RnfA: MIRSLVAIFLAAILTENYVLNKFLGICPFLGVSKKLDTAFGMSCAVTVVMVIATAVTWPLYTYILVPQGLEYLQTLVFILVIAALVQLLETALHKYMPPLYNSLGIYLPLITTNCAVLGVTMLVLEKGAADPSFGFVQSLVNAFGSGVGFLVAMLLFAGVRERLEDCDIPETFRGLPITLVAASLVAVSFLGFNGVVDRLAG; this comes from the coding sequence ATGATACGCTCCCTGGTGGCCATATTTTTAGCCGCCATACTTACGGAGAACTATGTCCTTAACAAATTCCTGGGAATATGCCCCTTTTTAGGGGTCTCAAAGAAGCTGGACACCGCCTTCGGCATGAGCTGCGCGGTTACCGTCGTAATGGTCATAGCCACGGCGGTGACCTGGCCGCTGTACACCTATATCCTGGTGCCCCAGGGCCTTGAGTATTTGCAGACCCTGGTGTTCATCCTGGTGATAGCGGCCCTGGTGCAGCTTCTGGAGACGGCCCTGCACAAGTACATGCCCCCCCTCTACAACTCCCTTGGCATATACCTGCCCCTTATCACCACCAACTGCGCCGTGCTGGGCGTGACCATGCTGGTGCTGGAAAAGGGCGCGGCGGACCCCAGCTTCGGCTTTGTACAGTCGCTGGTGAACGCCTTCGGCTCCGGCGTTGGGTTCCTGGTGGCTATGCTGCTGTTCGCCGGGGTGCGCGAGCGCCTTGAGGACTGCGATATCCCCGAGACCTTTAGGGGCCTGCCTATTACCCTGGTGGCGGCTTCTCTGGTGGCCGTGTCGTTTTTAGGGTTCAACGGGGTGGTGGACAGGCTGGCGGGATAA
- a CDS encoding HAD hydrolase-like protein, with the protein MKKYFLFDLDGTLCDTGPGITESVQYALAEMGWRPQKEDFLRQFVGPPLMNSFRDFCGMDESTAAKAIKLYRERYNAAGLYKSPLYPNIDRLLSRLSSCATLCVATSKREEGARKILGLRGIEKYFTVVVGDDGTRPTKAHVIDKALRDLGDPPISEVVMIGDRSYDIEGAKYCGIESIGAAYGYARPGELESAGAEYIAEDVASLERLCVALSGAKERDREGQDRSQLFLDLYKQVEDELEDKFRNSRRHYSSAVYEFIKDYESAPVRDKLDICRHIRNLMAHSANMDGEPVVVPSQPVVDALREVLDFVKKPPLAIDYATRGDRVLKVGPNQKVLRVMELMEKNGYSHVPVMKDDRFYGVFSSGSVMRYLLKNRGRGLNPDTTIKELRGYLAVEEHVENYEFVPADAAYIYVRSRFEQVRARNKRVSVIFITRDGKPDQPLLGMLTPWDVLGEN; encoded by the coding sequence ATGAAAAAATATTTCCTCTTTGACCTGGACGGCACCCTCTGCGACACCGGGCCGGGCATTACAGAGAGTGTGCAGTATGCCCTCGCTGAAATGGGCTGGAGGCCTCAGAAGGAGGATTTCCTGCGGCAGTTCGTGGGCCCGCCCCTTATGAACTCCTTCCGGGACTTCTGCGGTATGGACGAAAGTACGGCGGCCAAGGCCATAAAGCTGTACCGGGAGCGCTATAACGCGGCGGGGCTCTATAAAAGCCCCCTATACCCCAACATAGACAGGCTCCTCTCAAGACTCAGCTCCTGCGCCACCCTATGCGTGGCCACCTCAAAGCGGGAGGAGGGGGCAAGGAAAATACTGGGGCTTAGGGGCATAGAAAAGTATTTTACCGTCGTGGTGGGCGACGACGGCACCCGGCCCACGAAAGCCCACGTCATAGACAAGGCCCTCAGGGACCTGGGGGACCCGCCCATCTCAGAGGTGGTGATGATCGGGGACAGGAGCTATGACATAGAAGGGGCCAAATACTGCGGCATAGAGAGCATAGGGGCGGCCTATGGCTATGCCCGGCCCGGGGAGCTGGAAAGCGCCGGGGCCGAGTATATCGCCGAGGACGTGGCCTCCCTTGAGCGGCTCTGTGTGGCCCTGTCCGGCGCGAAGGAGCGGGACCGGGAGGGTCAGGACAGGTCCCAGCTGTTTCTGGACCTCTATAAGCAGGTGGAGGACGAGCTGGAGGATAAATTCAGAAACTCCCGACGCCACTACTCCAGCGCGGTGTACGAGTTCATAAAGGACTATGAGAGCGCTCCGGTGCGGGATAAGCTGGATATCTGCCGCCATATCCGCAACCTTATGGCCCACAGCGCAAATATGGACGGCGAGCCGGTGGTGGTGCCCTCCCAGCCGGTGGTGGACGCACTAAGGGAGGTGCTGGACTTTGTGAAGAAGCCGCCCCTTGCCATCGACTACGCCACCCGGGGGGACCGGGTCTTAAAGGTGGGGCCCAATCAGAAGGTCCTGCGGGTGATGGAGCTCATGGAGAAGAACGGCTACTCCCATGTGCCGGTGATGAAGGACGACAGGTTCTACGGTGTGTTCAGCTCGGGCTCCGTTATGCGTTACCTCTTAAAGAACCGGGGCCGGGGGCTGAACCCGGATACCACCATAAAGGAGCTGAGAGGGTATCTCGCGGTAGAGGAACACGTGGAGAACTATGAGTTCGTCCCCGCGGACGCCGCCTACATATACGTGCGCAGCCGCTTTGAGCAGGTGCGCGCCAGGAACAAGCGGGTCTCGGTGATCTTCATAACCCGGGACGGCAAGCCCGACCAGCCCCTTCTGGGAATGCTGACTCCCTGGGACGTGCTGGGGGAGAACTAA
- the holA gene encoding DNA polymerase III subunit delta: protein MPTITEQDLNKHIAARGFGPLYLLSGDEKLTLKRAARKLIEKSSGEGFPEFNRSIFTNDSDMEGVAAAVEALPFMAEHKCAAVSDFDPDSKSSEDLERLLSLMEDLPDTTTLVFWYPTLDIPAKRSPKWRKFLEAAGKAGYTVDFPRLNGADLRRLIKKEAERQGCELAPKSWEKLLSYAGSDLHTLRSETEKLCAYALGLGQKEITPAMVEELTPKSTETTVFIMVRALTSGRYEEAYNQLDLLFYRGEEPIAILGAMAASYIDMYRVKAALESGLTGSAPAEYASEYKGRGGFRLQNAERSSKKLTLSGLRRCLDLLLEADLSLKGSKMEPRLVLEGLISRLLLAVQG from the coding sequence ATGCCCACTATCACCGAGCAGGACCTTAACAAGCACATCGCCGCCCGGGGCTTCGGGCCCCTGTACCTCCTTTCCGGCGACGAGAAGCTGACCTTAAAACGTGCCGCCCGCAAACTTATAGAGAAGTCCTCGGGCGAGGGCTTCCCTGAGTTTAACCGCAGCATTTTTACAAATGACTCCGACATGGAGGGCGTCGCCGCCGCCGTGGAGGCCCTTCCCTTTATGGCGGAGCACAAATGCGCCGCCGTATCCGATTTTGACCCGGACTCAAAGTCCTCCGAGGATCTTGAGCGGCTCTTATCCCTTATGGAGGACCTTCCCGACACCACCACCCTGGTGTTCTGGTATCCCACCCTGGATATCCCCGCAAAGAGGTCACCAAAGTGGAGAAAATTTCTTGAAGCGGCGGGCAAGGCCGGGTATACGGTGGATTTCCCGCGCCTTAATGGGGCGGACCTGCGGCGGCTGATAAAAAAGGAGGCCGAGCGCCAGGGCTGCGAGCTTGCCCCCAAAAGCTGGGAGAAGCTTCTAAGCTATGCCGGCAGCGACCTGCATACACTGCGCTCCGAGACAGAAAAGCTCTGCGCCTACGCCCTGGGCCTTGGACAGAAGGAGATAACTCCCGCCATGGTGGAGGAGCTTACCCCAAAGAGCACCGAAACTACTGTGTTCATCATGGTCAGGGCCCTGACCTCCGGGCGCTATGAGGAGGCCTATAACCAGCTGGACCTGCTGTTTTACCGCGGAGAAGAGCCTATAGCCATACTTGGGGCCATGGCCGCGTCATATATTGATATGTACCGGGTAAAGGCCGCCCTTGAGAGCGGGCTCACCGGCTCCGCCCCCGCCGAGTACGCCTCCGAGTATAAGGGCCGGGGCGGCTTTCGGCTGCAAAATGCCGAACGTTCCTCGAAAAAGCTGACCCTATCGGGCCTTAGGAGGTGCCTTGATCTGCTGCTGGAGGCCGACCTATCCCTAAAGGGCTCCAAGATGGAGCCAAGGCTTGTGCTGGAGGGACTTATCTCCCGGCTGCTGCTGGCGGTGCAGGGATGA
- a CDS encoding GNAT family N-acetyltransferase, with protein MYLRTLGTEEMHRLYDPCLKRDFPPEELMPWKWMKPLIEQGCQRSVGFYDDNGLAAYALFIARDNRPKTALLNYFAVQPERRGQGTGSLCLGLMREALKDTDCRIIFEVEDPETAPDREAARRRIDFYLRGGARATEVRSTLFGVEYRIMVLEEEGEGSPISDEQLAGELEALYHITVAKKHKFEEVCRVRLAAPRETGSFSRDLGRTLTYLLRSRKRFMGEKLKEYGFSGGMYMIVLHVDRNPGLSQDAVAGHLYLDKCSVARKVKKLEELGCLYRETDQNDRRQNKLFLTEKGRELAPAIREYLGQWGDEVTSGLTESEKETLITLLMKTIKK; from the coding sequence ATGTATCTTAGGACCCTTGGCACAGAAGAAATGCACCGGCTTTACGACCCCTGCCTGAAGAGGGACTTCCCGCCGGAGGAGCTTATGCCCTGGAAGTGGATGAAACCGCTTATAGAACAGGGCTGCCAGCGCTCCGTGGGTTTTTATGACGATAACGGCCTTGCGGCCTACGCCTTGTTTATTGCCAGGGACAATAGACCAAAAACGGCCCTCTTGAATTATTTTGCCGTACAGCCAGAACGCAGGGGGCAGGGGACGGGCAGCCTGTGTCTTGGGCTTATGCGCGAGGCTCTGAAGGATACAGACTGCCGGATAATATTTGAGGTGGAGGACCCTGAAACTGCCCCGGACCGGGAGGCCGCACGGCGGCGGATAGATTTCTACCTGCGTGGCGGGGCCCGGGCCACAGAGGTGCGCTCTACCCTGTTCGGGGTGGAATACCGTATAATGGTGCTGGAGGAGGAAGGAGAGGGTTCACCGATAAGCGACGAGCAGCTTGCCGGGGAATTGGAGGCCCTGTACCATATTACCGTTGCCAAGAAGCATAAGTTTGAGGAGGTCTGCCGGGTCCGGCTCGCCGCCCCCAGGGAGACCGGCAGTTTCAGCCGCGACCTGGGCCGCACCCTTACGTACCTTTTGCGCAGCCGCAAGCGCTTTATGGGGGAAAAGCTAAAAGAGTACGGCTTCTCCGGGGGGATGTATATGATAGTCCTCCACGTGGACCGCAACCCCGGACTCAGCCAAGACGCGGTGGCCGGGCACCTCTACCTGGATAAGTGCAGCGTGGCCAGGAAGGTGAAGAAACTGGAGGAGCTGGGCTGTTTGTACCGGGAGACGGACCAGAACGACCGGCGGCAGAATAAGCTGTTCCTGACAGAAAAGGGCCGGGAGCTGGCGCCCGCTATCCGGGAGTATCTGGGCCAGTGGGGTGACGAGGTGACCTCCGGGCTTACGGAGAGCGAGAAGGAGACCCTTATCACCCTATTGATGAAGACCATAAAGAAATAG